The Festucalex cinctus isolate MCC-2025b chromosome 6, RoL_Fcin_1.0, whole genome shotgun sequence genomic sequence tcattcggATTTGGGAGGGGTGTTCACAACACTTTTTCTGTGatatgtcaaaattttaaagatGTCTATTATCACTTtgcatggattaaaaaaaacaacaacaaaaaaacaagatgagATATGCTAAGGATTGAGGTTGCTATTCGCactgctaaaaaaaatgactggctgcaaaaaaaacaaaacaaaacaaacaaaaaaaaaaaaaactttttatgaataacAAGTTATTCCAACAACTAATAAAATTTTTATGTGCACAGACTgacatttccattatttcctgaATGGGAACATTGATCCGAAATCCAAACAAACGGGAGGTCGACAAATGACAATGGTCCCGGAATGGACCCGAAGTGGTTTAGCCAGCTCCTTACCTGCATGTTGTCAGTGAGCAACTTCTCCCTGACCTGCTCCATCCTCTTCAAGTTGTTCATCATACTCTGCATCTGCAACTCAAATTCCTCTCTCATCTGAAACAGGGAAGAATAAAGAAAGTACTCAACTGAATACtataagggggggaaaaaaaatcacgattAACCTGATTAAAACATgtcatcatttgacagctctaatttaaaTTCATTGTTATACTTTAAATTGCCTCTGGTGAGCTCCATTCAaaattcagatgttctagtaggctttttgtGGACATTCCTTTGCATTCTGGCAGAAAAGTCTGATCGATTTGTGCTCGGCACCAGTTCCAAATGGCATTTGAAATTCGTTTGGGTTGTTTGTGTACAGGCTCCTATTTAACGTGAGTTGAAGAATATTCAGAACTCagacacttgtgcaaccacattttttttttttttttttttttttttacagttgttTTACACACTGCTTCTTACCAGATGAGTTTGCAGCTTTGCTTCTTGATCAGCAGGAAGTGTGACAGAGTCCTGGAGAGTGGAACAAGAGTGGAACTGATCATTACTGGTCACTTATCCTAAGCAGGTTTCTTTAGTGGGTGTCCCTCTAAGATCAATTGTGTGCAATTGATCCATGTTTTTCGTGCACGTACGGACTGACCGAAAGATATGTATTCAGATTTCCATCCAATTGTTTCGAATTTTTAAGTGAATTTACTAAACTTACTTACTAAAATTTACTCAATTTactagtgagaaaaaaaaaaatctgtgcgtgaggtttaggaaaaaaaaaatcaccaccacacattaacagaagcccagagatgtaaattgagaaggaattcatgtgtataaatcttgtatttatatagtgcattttccagcgtgaaaacagaagaccgtgcctttaagttttcaacatttttgccaCAAAAGCTACATGAGTTTATTTAGAAACATCCCCTCAGTACCAAGATAGAGAAAACTGTACCTTTGCTGATGTGTTAGGTGAGGGAAGTATAATGTTTGGCAGAAGCGGCTCCATGACTTTGTTGGTCTCTGACAGGGCCTTTATGAAGCCCAAGAGAGGAGTGGACAAAGAGAGCCTCAAGAGAGGGAGGAGCCAAACACCTTGAGAAGAGCAGGAAGCCCAAACAATGACGGTTGAGTAAATGGAAGAATATGTAATGATTAATCTGTGACACTTACAGGCAGCCACAACAAAGAGCAGGATGAGGGCAATGAAAACTTTCTTTGTTAGGGCACCGATGATCGATCTATAAGCTGCAGGACAAGAAGAGTTTAGGGAGTTTCGACATGCACTTTTAATTGTGAATTTGGCTCAactgttatatgtgacctcactagtctaaacgtggcattctgatgaatattacatttatggaatatgagtaatacagcaaaatccagacgtttATATCCatgtcaggaggcggccattttgccacttgctgtcgactgaagatgacatcacagttgctcagggctcaggcaacgaccaatcacagctcgcctgtttcctgaagctgagctgtgattggattggttgttacctgagaccttgagcaactgtgatgtcatttttacagtaaaagcgaaaaagtacaggctctgaaatgtaccagggtgcgccggtgttatttgcgtgtatgtaaatgaggtaattcgcatacatttgacgcaaaatatgcccaccccgatgcaaatgagactcagtgatatacagcgtctaattcactaacgccagcgcaaatagccacatggagtttacgtgacgcaaataacgtttatggaaagcatgtataaacctgcctcACCCTCGATCCCGGGGTCATGACGGCAGTGTATGGTGGCATCCGTCCCGCTCAGgatgatcacgcagagagagagcgagagggagggggacatttttctatgttggtttaggacacgtaacgtaacccgggctgatcggcaatggcggggaggcattttatgatcatttttacgtgccagattatttatttatttatgtctgtatttatttatttatttatttatgttggaaaaaaacttgatgttggagtgcagcttgttcACTGtgtagtaggacgatcatttgtattttagtaaacaagtaaatgtttacacattcaaaaatattaagaccaatttaaaaaatcgaaacactataattatgtaaattccttttggaccaaacagaatttataataatatatatttattatttttttaattaattaatttatttatgcatttatttatttatttattttggcaaaaacttgaagttggagtgcagaatgtgcactgtgcagtaggatgatcattagtttttggtacaaaacaaaaaaatgtttaaaagaaaaagaaaattctttgaaacactataattatgcaagttccttttggatgaaacaaaatgtattttaaaatttaaaaaggtgcaaatgtatacatttaaacaactaaaaaattggtatgaatctttttttccccatgtttatgctcattttgtaattgtggagtgtcatCATTGAAATTGCAATTGAATTCCGATTAACTGCACAGCCGTACGAccatgttttgaaaatgtatcaagtAAAAATGACAGATATGCATTAAAATATTACGGataaaggtaataataataataataataataataataataataataataataataataataataataataataataataataataataataataataataataatactctgGAAAGCAgaaagcaatgaaaaaaaatactcaagtaacTTCCCATCTCAACTTAgcgacacacaagcacacacttcATACCAAAAGTGGTCACATGGTTTATCTTTGCAGTCAATGTTGACAGcaagtctggaaaaaaaaaaatacaagaagtgTGTTACTCTACAGATGAGTGGAAAAGCAGAGCACACACAGCAAACAAGCGCATGCACTCACCCTTCACACCAGAGAGGGCGCTGTTGATTCGGTGTCTGTATCTGACAGCGGGAGCCACTGGGGCCACGCTGATACTTTGGGCTATGCTGGCGCTGGCATTTGCGGTGGAGGTGGAAGGTGTCGGACGTTTGAGGCTGACGCCCTCAGAGGACGAGTAGCCCGAACTGTCTACGCAGTTATTATCCCGCTCATTGTTTAACGGTCGGGGGTAGACGACAGCCTGGCCGGAGGTGCGGATGCTCTCGGGGGGAGGCATTGGCGAGCGGGTGGTGCTCCTGGGGTTGGCGTCAGACATGTCCCCCATGCTCAGGTCCGCCTGGGTGCTTCGGAACGGTGCGGGGCCTTTGAAGGAGACATTTTTAGCGTCAATATGGGATTCAGCATTGACCTTTCTTCTTTTTACTGGAAACTTTAGGGTTGAAAACGACCTGTTTGACCAATAGAACATCATGGAAATGAATAAcagtggatgagtggttagcatattTGCCTCACAGTTGTGTGGCTTTTCTCCACAATCAACACTTGTGGAGTTAATCTTTTACAATTAGGACTTTTGTGGTTAACTCTttaactgccaaaaacgtttaataacgattagtaaaatcacgatgtatgctgccataaacgtgaaatgacgtcatctacgtttttgtttttgtttttttcgtcaatggacggagcaacgtcGAAATgcccggtcaatgggttgtggaatcaaaaacaccacctaactatggccagcagatggcagcattgtgtctcttttcaatgggctgctggtgtatggaattataatgaaatgtgacggaatTTGATGGAATCTGAGGAATGCTCGTAATCAGCGAAATGGCACTgggttggattttttatttatttttttttcataacgtgtggcagtaaaagagttaagggccacatttaactcattcactcccagccattttcacagaagcaatcccgttcgctcccaggtGTTTTCCTCGATTTTGACTTATATCGCAAGGCCcgcataatattgtgttctattgctaaaaaacaaaacaaaacatggaacctatcaaaagaaagattaaagtctcttctttcatcaagaaaagaaaagtacatttctatttgtttccggtttgcagcaatcagcattagaagagagctaagtttaataaattttcacaaatctatttaaaattgtaattgagctttttttgtcaacatggccctggttgatctcctttgctctgctgccacctgctggccgtttgtgaaataactaccatttctgcaacctttCTTTGCAGTggcgaggctgcatcaaaaccttctgtatgttctagcataaaaaaaaataccccccccccaatgTGTATGTCATTACAGTCCTTTGGAGAaaaatggtatcaaacatccctaattattaagaATTTTACTGTGATGTCATGAACGACATCTGTTCAGATTTTTGCACCACGAAgatttctgtttatttgaacaacTTTTGATGTTTCTGTAGTAGCTAAATTCTCTCGAAGCAGACAGCTGACTGACGACATGTTGACTTCATACCCGGACGTTTGGTGGGCGGCGACGGTACGCTGCTCGGGTCAGCGGCGGCACGAGTGACGACGGCCTTGCGCTTCCTCGCTTTTTTCTTAAAAAccctgaggaaaaacaaaacatgcatcagaaaaaaaaaaaaaagaccaaatgtTACGCAAGATTTTGCGCCACCGTTACTCACTTGACGAGGTTCTCCTGATACGAAATGTTTGTCACGCTACTTGAGTCGGATTCGTTGTCCGAGTTGTAGTAATGTGCGGCCGCCAGTCGACTGCTCCTGCGAGACATGACTGAAGGAAACGACAAAGTGGAggtttgttaactcattcaaacccaaagacgtataaatacgtttttcaatactttgttcttcactccaaaaacatatttatacgtttttttgtttgttttggtttttttttaatgctaaagcataaagatagagcttctgacatgaaggtcatttaaagcaatggtagttattgcaaaaaacggcgagcaggtggcagaagagtataagagatcagccagggccatttgcaacaagctctttttgccagtgttttcaacaggcttgtgaataatgatgaaaaattGAAGCGgatgtgtttttatagcaatagaacagaacattctgtggacctcgcaaagtcagtcaaaatccagtaaaacagacaggagcaaatgtgtatgtgcgtgcgtgcgcgtatgtgcgtgcgtgtgcgtgcatgcgtgcgtgcatgtgcgcacgcgtgtaaatacgtgtaaatttatactcattaattcacctaaaacctaaaaaaatgtcattacccTTCACATTAACCGGATAcctgtatgtttgaacatactcgcaaatatgttcgaacgtacttgtaggctacatgctataaAGTTAGCATACAGGTGTATCTAATATTGTGTCCAAGTAAATGCCTACGAAATATGAAGTTTAACATACACACAGAGAAGAATGGTCAAATCTCTGACAGACGCTTCGCTAATCTCAGGCCAAAATAATCcagctaatcttttttttttttttttttcggcccaaactgcaaaaaaaaagcttaatttaaaaaaacaattaaaataaataaataaatacatacatacatacataaaataaaataaaataaaataaaataaaataaaataaaataaaataaaataaaataaaataaaataaaataaaataaaataaaattaaattggaCGTATCTAGACAGCTAAGAGTGGAAGGAAGTGACTTGTGTCAGAAATGAGTAGCATCAGATGTGACAAAAGGAAGTTGCGGTGGCATACGTGCACCCAAAAAATAGGGACAGGAAGTCGTGAAAAGTGTGAAAGACCAACCTAACACAAGTCGAgccacaacaaaaaatgttaggCCTAAAATTGCCATGCAGCAATGACATGTCCAAGACCGTAAACACGAACAGTTGAGTGCATTTCGAGAGCTCTAAGGGCATAggggaagtgggggggggggggcagcaggCTATAATTCCCTCAAATCCTCTTTCATGAAATGGCATCTTGAGTAGAGTTTGGCTCAGCACTTCTTTCTGTATAAACATACGTCCAACATCTCTGTAATAAAATCAAGGTCATCTCCTTTAAATGAAACTCATCACGTACTCCCTGTGAAATACCGTCCAGATTAAGCCTTGCTTTCGAGAAGCTTTGCAAGTTTGACAAACGTTTCATAACCTGTATCCTCTAAATTCAGACGAGAAGTCGCCTTTTACTGCATCGTTTTTCCTCTCTTAACAGCTTTACAGTCAGATCCGTAGCGACTTCGTTTTGGTTCtaaacagcacttttttttactgtaaaataaacaactttattttcatattattacAACTCAGTacgacatttttaaacaaacctataactttttttctgaaaatacaCAACTTTATGTACAAATATTACaactttgatatatatatatatatatatatatatatatatatatatatataccaaactttattttcatacattttgacttgaaaaatatacaattttatattaaaaatataaacctGTTccttaaaagaacaaaatagaATTCACAAATCTCTAATTCTTATTttatggtatttatttatttatttatttatttatttatttatttacaaagcacttaaaaatatactttttttttcttacaagaaTACAACTTTATTATGGCAACATCATAACTAATGTAACATACTActttaaaatattatatatatatatatatatatatatatatatatatatatatatatatatatattcaaaaatACGACTTAATTCTCGTGAGATTATGACTTTTAATAtcgtagtacttttttttttttttttttttttttttgtactcttgCATAGTGGGGgagtatggaagcccaaaagtgtcaaaattcaataaataaaaaggtcaaTTTGAAAAAACTATCCTGTTGATAAATAATAtcgccatt encodes the following:
- the LOC144021210 gene encoding uncharacterized protein LOC144021210, which produces MSRRSSRLAAAHYYNSDNESDSSSVTNISYQENLVKVFKKKARKRKAVVTRAAADPSSVPSPPTKRPGPAPFRSTQADLSMGDMSDANPRSTTRSPMPPPESIRTSGQAVVYPRPLNNERDNNCVDSSGYSSSEGVSLKRPTPSTSTANASASIAQSISVAPVAPAVRYRHRINSALSGVKDLLSTLTAKINHVTTFAYRSIIGALTKKVFIALILLFVVAACVWLLPLLRLSLSTPLLGFIKALSETNKVMEPLLPNIILPSPNTSAKDSVTLPADQEAKLQTHLMREEFELQMQSMMNNLKRMEQVREKLLTDNMQMREEFEVSMQSLRDNLKTVKSNIAVNLDRQVTVMSKKMDDQKLHFQSLLGHSVGDRIKALETQIAELSKELLSIQSQPPALPYPDISAQKQLTPEFQQAMGKWLTDHMQAHDAVNLKDKGVSSAWAQPFSNRMSNFALESQGAHVISTRCSETYHTRPASVSLFGFPLWYPPESPRTVIQGEPMLPGKCWAFNGAHGNLVIFLSHPIRITHVTLEHVPREITPTGRIDSAPKDFEVYGLKDEVEEGTLLGTFTYDKDGEPTQTFELPPSDVIYRMVELHVLSNWGHMEYTCLYRFRVHGTWA